The following proteins are co-located in the Telopea speciosissima isolate NSW1024214 ecotype Mountain lineage chromosome 9, Tspe_v1, whole genome shotgun sequence genome:
- the LOC122638850 gene encoding uncharacterized protein LOC122638850, with product MGSFETLSENSQHRASASRTDVPTLGQPKKGGLYKINQSAGIKAQENTEKQNERPVGEGPQPDKYTPRVPFLDALKTPSSPPYGKQGDKMNEMLDLFQQVHINLPLLDVIKQVPAYAKFLKDLCTQKRKLRNQTPKTIHLTEQDLGTPLISCVIGDLSIDKALMDLGASVNILPGSIFERPRGLLEDVLVKVDDLYFLVDFLVLDMESTSAKLPPIILGRPFLATANACINCRSGAMDISFGNKKLRLNIFNASLGPYREDEYFALDMIDEAVSQYTSQILTNDPLQLVMSYGA from the exons atgggatcttttgaGACCCTGAGTGAAAACTCTCAACACAGAGCTTCAGCCTCAAGGACTGACGTCCCCACGCTTGGGCAACCGAAAAAGGGTGGACTCTATAAGATCAACCAGAGTGCTGGCATAAAGGCACAG GAAAATACTGAGAAGCAGAATGAGCGACCAGTTGGGGAGGGACCTCAACCGGATAAGTATACACCCCGAGTCCCTTTTCTTGATGCTCTCAAAACTCCATCCTCTCCCCCATATGGGAAGCAAGGAGATAAGATGAATGAGATGTTGGATTTGTTTCAACAAGTCCACATCAACCTTCCATTATTGGATGTAATCAAGCAGGTTCCAGCTTACGCTAAGTTTCTAAAAGACCTATGCACTCAGAAGCGTAAGCTGAGGAACCAAACTCCCAAAACCATACACCTCACAGAACAG GATCTTGGTACACCACTCATCTCTTGTGTCATTGGAGACCTCTCCATTGACAAAGCATTGATGGATCtgggggctagtgtgaatatcttACCTGGTTCGATTTTTGAGAG ACCTCGTGGACTTCTAGAGGATGTTCTTGTGAAGGTAGATGATTTATACTTTCTAGTGGACTTCCTAGTCCTTGATATGGAATCTACCtcagccaagcttccccctatcataCTAGGGCGCCCATTCTTGGCGACCGCCAATGCTTGCATTAACTGCAGGTCAGGTGCCATGGACATATCGTTTGGGAACAAGAAGCTTCGGctaaacatcttcaatgcatccctaGGACCCTACAGAGAAGACGAGTACTTTGCTCTAGATATGATTGATGAAGCTGTATCTCAGTACACTTCCCAAATCCTTACAAATGATCCTCTGCAACTTGTGATGTCCTATGGAGCATAA